A window from Theobroma cacao cultivar B97-61/B2 chromosome 3, Criollo_cocoa_genome_V2, whole genome shotgun sequence encodes these proteins:
- the LOC18605223 gene encoding uncharacterized protein LOC18605223, producing MIIYNRGQLLLVGILLTLSLQAIWGKENKIKTAVFLSPKFELGPGSVENRYYYDVDFPKGHIALKSFNGEVIDEAGNPVPLHETYLHHWVVARYYARKGVDVSKFNESKKLHRSDYISGRNSGICQGGVLGQYFGLGSETRRTATHVPDPYGIEVGNPSEIPSGFEEIWLLNIHAIDTRGVEDRLGCTECRCDLYNVTEDEYGRPLRPDYKGGLSCCYDRTQCRLKQGFEGVRRTLYLRYTVKWVDIDSSIVPVKIYIFDITDSWKRSGNSTGINAEHHCKVEYDVESCSTTGLADDGCVDTKRISLDMPFGGYVIYGVAHQHSGGSGSALYRENGQLLCSSIPTYGEGEEAGNEAGYIVGMSTCYPQPGTVKISKGETLILESNYSSIRHHTGVMGLFYILVADALPKPMRTLRAVVQTQDSIILLTILWAAVALMGVVTVVAVAIRYRLKHEREDGYEAIMM from the exons atgataatttataaTCGAGGACAGTTACTTTTGGTTGGAATTTTGTTGACGCTAAGTTTGCAAGCAATTTGGGGAAAggaaaataagataaaaaccGCTGTTTTTCTATCACCTAAGTTTGAGCTCGGACCAGGATCAGTGGAAAATAGATACTATTACGATGTGGACTTTCCAAAAGGTCATATTGCCTTGAAAAGTTTCAATGGAGAAGTGATTGATGAGGCAGGCAATCCTGTTCCTCTCCATGAGACTTATCTCCATCACTGGGTTGTTGCAAGATACTATGCACGTAAAGGTGTGGACGTATCAAAGTTTAACGAAAGTAAAAAGCTTCACAGGTCAGATTATATTTCTGGGAGAAATAGTGGGATTTGTCAGGGTGGAGTTCTTGGTCAGTATTTTGGCCTTGGGTCTGAGACACGAAGAACTGCAACTCATGTTCCTGATCCATATGGAATAGAAGTCGGTAATCCTTCTGAGATTCCTTCGGGTTTTGAGGAGATATGGCTGCTTAATATTCATGCAATTGATACAAGGGGGGTGGAAGATAGGTTGGGATGTACCGAATGCAGGTGTGATTTGTATAATGTAACAGAGGATGAATATGGAAGACCCTTGAGGCCAGACTACAAAGGGGGTTTGTCGTGTTGCTATGATCGCACACAATGCAGGTTGAAACAAGGGTTTGAGGGCGTCAGAAGAACGCTTTACCTTAGATACACTGTGAAGTGGGTCGATATTGATAGCTCTATTGTGCCTGTTAAAATCTATATATTTGACATTACTGATAGTTGGAAAAGGTCTGGTAATTCAACAGGGATTAATGCAGAGCACCATTGCAAG GTGGAATATGATGTTGAATCTTGCAGTACCACTGGATTGGCTGATGATGGGTGCGTTGACACCAAAAGAATAAGCCTTGACATGCCATTTGGTGGTTATGTCATATATGGTGTTGCACACCAACATTCAGGGGGCTCTGGTTCTGCTCTCTACAGAGAG AATGGCCAACTTTTGTGTTCCTCAATACCGACTTATGGGGAGGGGGAGGAAGCAGGAAATGAAGCTGGTTACATTGTAGGAATGTCCACCTGCTATCCTCAACCAGGAACTGTCAAGATATCCAAGGGGGAGACTCTGATTCTGGAATCTAATTACAGTAGTATCAGACATCATACCGGAGTCATGGGCCTTTTTTACATTTTGGTTGCAGATGCATTGCCCAAGCCAATGCGTACCTTACGCGCTGTTGTTCAA ACACAGGACAGTATCATACTGTTAACTATCCTCTGGGCTGCGGTAGCACTGATGGGTGTGGTAACAGTTGTTGCTGTTGCCATTCGTTATCGGCTTAAACATGAGAGAGAAGATGGCTACGAAGCAATTATGatgtga
- the LOC18605222 gene encoding carbonyl reductase [NADPH] 1, with protein sequence MTGKKEKAKEKREKRLQEISLLRTIPYSDHQRWWSQETIAVVTGANRGIGFEIARQLAGHGLTVILTSRDTSVGIEAAKVLQEGGFNVDVHQLDVLDGESISEFTEWIKEKYGGIDILVNNAGVNYNLGSDNSVQFAQQVVDTNYYGTKNMIKAMIPLMRPSAAGARIVNVSSRLGKLNGRRNRIQDANLREELFNLDTLSEELIDRTVSTFLQQVEDDTWQSGGWPQTFTDYSISKLAVNAYTRLVAKELSDRPEGEKIYINCYCPGWVKTAMTGWAGNISAEDAADTGVWLALLPDVAITGKFFAERREVNF encoded by the exons ATGAcagggaaaaaggaaaaagccaAGGAGAAAAGGGAGAAGAGACTCCAAGAGATTTCCCTTCTTAGGACCATTCCTTATTCTGATCATCAGAG GTGGTGGTCACAAGAAACTATTGCTGTGGTAACTGGTGCTAACAGAGGAATTGGGTTTGAGATTGCAAGACAACTTGCCGGGCATGGATTGACAGTAATACTAACATCAAGGGACACTAGTGTTGGCATTGAAGCAGCCAAGGTCTTACAAGAAGGAGGTTTCAATGTGGATGTCCATCAGCTTGATGTCTTGGATGGTGAATCAATTTCAGAGTTTACTGAAtggataaaagaaaaatatggagGCATAGATATTCTG GTTAATAATGCAGGTGTTAACTACAATCTTGGGTCTGATAATTCTGTGCAATTTGCACAGCAGGTAGTTGACACCAACTATTATGGCACCAAAAATATGATTAAAGCAATGATTCCATTAATGAGACCTTCTGCTGCTGGTGCTCGTATTGTTAATGTGAGCTCACGGCTAGGTAAACTAAATGGCCGGCGCAAT AGAATTCAAGATGCAAATTTGAGAGAAGAACTATTCAATTTGGACACTCTGTCTGAGGAACTGATTGATAGGACAGTGTCTACTTTCCTACAACAAGTTGAAGATGACACTTGGCAATCAGGTGGTTGGCCTCAGACATTCACTGACTACTCAATATCTAAACTTGCTGTTAATGCTTACACTAGGCTGGTGGCAAAAGAACTCTCTGATCGGCCAGAAGGTGAAAAGATATATATCAACTGTTACTGCCCAGGATGGGTGAAGACTGCTATGACAGGTTGGGCAGGCAATATTTCAGCTGAGGATGCAGCTGACACTGGAGTCTGGCTTGCCCTGCTTCCTGATGTGGCAATAACTGGAAAATTTTTTGCAGAGAGACGGGAAGTGAACTTCTGA